A window of the Osmia lignaria lignaria isolate PbOS001 chromosome 2, iyOsmLign1, whole genome shotgun sequence genome harbors these coding sequences:
- the Prdm13 gene encoding PR/SET domain 13: MANMESTNAFMYPLVTENALMMSIEALERTSLPQGFLDMPPIVRAAGVLPRDCTTEVIDVNKLCQKSTSVVRYVEVADEGGRLYCVDGLVSTSCWLKVVAFAKDCQSCNVILMTTDKGVMLKTIKSITPGEPLLMWFTENILAMMNMPFLTPSNIQGQNRYICHMCDNLFEYPNPLKIHLALKCNRLETNHLWSVLAKEFSLSPRSTLSLSLFPPTFRFELTKSNLARASSTRISPILVETMDSSASLTNNNSPNSSNQPSPSSSNQPSPNSSTTQISPSSSTQVSPVRKDLGFRHSAFKPYTNQSNLFTTVCPLSRDESVLTTYNVQTTAAPIPTEVHAAQMETIVSNLGKSKQGHLCIYCGKVYSRKYGLKIHIRTHTGYKPLKCKYCLRPFGDPSNLNKHVRLHADGETPYRCELCGKVLVRRRDLERHVRSRHQENVEQTSDTSSDGIDV; encoded by the exons ATGGCGAACATGGAATCGACAAACGCGTTTATGTATCCACTCGTGACGGAGAACGCGCTGATGATGAGCATCGAGGCGCTCGAGAGGACGTCTCTTCCCCAGGGATTCTTGGATATGCCCCCGATCGTCAGAGCTGCCGGTGTGCTACCAAGAGACTGCACTACAGAGGTCATCGACGTGAACAAATTGTGTCAAAAGAGTACATCGGTGGTTCGTTAT GTTGAAGTTGCCGATGAAGGAGGTCGACTGTACTGCGTGGATGGACTAGTGAGTACATCCTGTTGGTTGAAAGTCGTCGCGTTTGCAAAGGATTGTCAAAGCTGCAATGTAATTCTGATGACCACTGATAAAGGAGTGATGTTGAAGACGATAAAGAGCATCACGCCGGGCGAACCTTTGCTGATGTGGTTCACCGAGAACATTTTGGCAATGATGAACATGCCCTTCCTGACACCGTCCAATATTCAAG GTCAGAATCGTTACATCTGCCACATGTGCGACAACCTGTTCGAGTACCCAAATCCTTTGAAGATCCACCTAGCCCTAAAGTGCAATCGACTGGAGACTAATCATCTTTGGTCCGTGCTGGCGAAAGAGTTCAGTTTGTCGCCGAGGTCCACCCTGTCTCTCAGTCTGTTCCCGCCGACTTTCAGATTCGAATTGACCAAGTCGAATCTGGCGCGAGCATCGTCTACCAGGATATCGCCGATCTTGGTAGAAACCATGGACTCTAGCGCATCTCTGACGAACAACAATTCTCCGAATTCGTCGAATCAACCATCGCCTTCGTCTTCGAATCAACCCTCGCCGAATTCTTCGACCACGCAGATCTCCCCAAGCTCCTCCACTCAAGTCTCTCCCGTGAGGAAAGACTTGGGCTTCCGGCATTCGGCTTTCAAACCGTACACTAATCAGAGCAATCTGTTCACCACGGTTTGTCCATTGAGCAGAGACGAATCCGTTTTAACGACGTACAACGTGCAAACGACCGCCGCACCGATCCCCACCGAGGTACACGCTGCACAGATGGAAACGATAGTCAGCAATCTCGGAAAATCGAAGCAAGGACATCTGTGCATCTATTGCGGAAAAGTCTACTCGAGGAAATATGGATTGAAAATTCACATCAG aacCCACACTGGTTACAAACCATTGAAATGCAAGTACTGTCTACGACCATTTGGCGATCCGAGCAATTTAAACAAACACGTACGATTGCATGCAGACGGGGAAACACCTTACAGGTGCGAATTGTGCGGGAAAGTGTTGGTCAGAAGGAGGGACCTGGAGAGGCACGTTAGATCAAGGCATCAAGAAAACGTGGAGCAAACTTCGGACACATCGTCGGACGGAATCGATGTTTAA
- the Rsph3 gene encoding radial spoke head protein 3, translating into MPAGITALPPATNVDHFNLERKDHPAFTILQKDGLDTSLPLLHVNGDDVSNGSEVHGLESVGNNLFDRKCISRSNDHLLQAALQYNQTNPLKKKPRSRSQDSARSSEKIPAIKPSITLSTENFNEVLNAKLKKLQEQERQEQRRCGRKNENLGRKPFISTVKTGEFLMPPPEVAALLGIAPPANGSNEIDVCPLRSRFKSLVSLARRPEVRHSSHNARCPAALKATVDYTLGMMNATTIAASTLDDRVKTIKRNDSTDQPIPFGNIMFDRRVVRGSTCATAPILVDGDQSLAARQAEARRRNLARKRAQAQASKALVLRKGSPPPVPGRKHEPVQTDLFLEELSEKPEESEVGTQTDYFLDRPPTPEYCPPKVGEDVCTQIEPGDLFDFDFEVQPILEVLVGKTMEQALIEVLEEEEIAALREQQRKFRELRAAENAEARRLEEQERRIREEKDQRLRQHEKAMVAQKETEERIAAATLLTGYIAELLPAVLEGLKMSGFILDEIKADVEEGFVPWLMKEVKKEMGNMIESRELLMEIVREILESRAETYRKLGEEYDASRMKPSTEHVEGGGSDPNFVNYQPPVIENTDAV; encoded by the exons ATGCCTGCTGGAATTACCGCCTTGCCACCAGCTACCAACGTAGATCATTTCAACCTCGAACGAAAGGATCATCCAGCGTTCACGATCCTTCAGAAGGACGGTCTGGACACGAGTCTGCCTCTTCTGCACGTGAACGGCGACGACGTTTCGAACGGATCGGAAGTCCACGGACTCGAGAGCGTCGGGAACAACCTGTTTGATCGGAAATGTATCAGCAGATCGAACGACCATCTGCTTCAAGCCGCGCTTCAATACAATCAAACGAATCCGTTGAAGAAGAAGCCGAGAAGCCGAAGTCAAGACAGCGCGCGTTCGTCGGAGAAAATTCCGGCCATTAAACCGAGCATCACTTTGTCGACTGAGAACTTCAACGAGGTTTTGAACGCGAAATTGAAGAAACTACAGGAACAGGAGAGGCAGGAACAACGTAGGTGCGGGAGGAAGAACGAGAACCTCGGTAGGAAACCGTTCATCAGCACCGTGAAAACCGGAGAATTCCTGATGCCGCCGCCGGAAGTGGCGGCCTTACTTGGCATCGCACCACCCGCGAACGGCAGCAACGAAATCGACGTTTGCCCTTTGCGGTCGAGATTCAAATCCCTCGTGTCGCTGGCCAGGAGGCCGGAAGTACGTCACAGCAGCCACAATGCCAGGTGTCCGGCCGCGCTCAAGGCCACCGTCGACTACACCCTCGGAATGATGAACGCGACCACCATCGCTGCATCGACCTTGGACGACAGGGTGAAAACGATCAAGAGAAACGACTCGAC CGATCAACCGATTCCTTTCGGGAATATCATGTTTGATCGTCGGGTCGTTCGCGGAAGTACCTGCGCGACTGCCCCTATTCTC GTCGACGGAGATCAATCGTTAGCAGCCAGGCAAGCGGAAGCTAGGCGAAGAAACCTGGCGAGAAAAAGAGCGCAAGCTCAAGCGTCAAAAGCGCTCGTCCTTCGAAAAGGTTCACCGCCTCCGGTTCCGGGTCGCAAACACGAGCCAGTGCAAACGGACCTCTTTCTCGAGGAG CTATCGGAGAAACCAGAGGAATCGGAAGTCGGAACGCAGACCGATTACTTCTTAGACAGGCCTCCGACCCCCGAATACTGTCCGCCGAAGGTTGGCGAAGATGTTTGCACGCAAATCGAACCCGGTGAT CTGTTCGACTTCGACTTCGAAGTGCAACCGATCCTCGAGGTACTCGTTGGGAAGACGATGGAGCAGGCGTTGATAGAGGTCCTCGAAGAAGAGGAAATCGCTGCTCTAAGAGAGCAGCAAAGGAAATTCCGAGAGTTACGCGCTGCAGAGAATGCAGAAGCCCGAAGATTGGAAGAACAGGAAAGAAGAATCAGAGAAGAAAAG GATCAACGATTAAGGCAACACGAGAAAGCGATGGTGGCTCAGAAGGAAACGGAAGAACGAATCGCGGCGGCGACTCTTTTAACAGGATACATTGCCGAACTTCTTCCGGCTGTTCTAGAAGGGTTGAAAATGTCTGGATTCATATTGGACGAGATCAAGGCTG aTGTCGAGGAAGGTTTCGTACCATGGTTGATGAAAGAGGTGAAGAAGGAGATGGGCAACATGATCGAAAGCAGAGAACTACTGATGG AAATCGTCAGAGAGATTCTGGAGAGTCGTGCGGAGACTTACAGAAAACTTGGCGAGGAGTACGATGCGTCGAGGATGAAACCGTCGACGGAGCATGTAGAAGGTGGTGGCAGCGATCCAAATTTCGTGAATTATCAACCCCCAGTTATAGAAAACACAGACGCCGTTTAA